One Antiquaquibacter oligotrophicus genomic region harbors:
- a CDS encoding glutamate synthase subunit beta: MADPKGFLKVQERELPKRRPVSLRLMDWKEVYEQQDPSQLRRQAGRCMDCGIPFCHQGCPLGNLIPEWNDLTWRGENAQAIERLHATNNFPEFTGRLCPAPCESACVLGINQPAVTIKQVEVSIIDQAFANGLVTPHPPERLTGKTVAVVGSGPAGLAAAQQLTRAGHTVAVYERDDRIGGLLRYGIPDFKMEKKHIEARLAQMQAEGTRFRAGVEIGVDISWSDLRSRYDAVVIATGAMVPRDLPIPGRDLLGVHFAMEYLVQANKVGAGDSVPDQITAEGKHVVVLGGGDTGADCIGTAHRQGALSVTNLAIGTQPPSERPDNQPWPMTPTLFEVSSAHEEGGERMYLASTVEFLRNDAGEVRGVRVAETEYVDGRRVPKSGTEREIPADLVLLALGFTGPESHTLSEQLPVPFEERGNIERDGDYQTSEPGVFVAGDAGRGQSLIVWAIAEGRAAASAVDRYLEGETSLPFPVRPTDRAISL, encoded by the coding sequence GTGGCTGACCCGAAGGGCTTCCTCAAGGTACAAGAGCGCGAGCTTCCCAAGCGTCGCCCCGTCAGCCTCAGGCTGATGGACTGGAAAGAGGTCTACGAGCAGCAGGATCCGTCGCAGCTGCGCCGTCAGGCCGGACGCTGCATGGACTGCGGTATCCCGTTCTGCCATCAGGGCTGTCCGCTCGGCAACCTGATCCCCGAATGGAATGACCTCACGTGGCGTGGCGAGAATGCCCAGGCCATCGAGCGGCTCCATGCGACCAACAACTTCCCTGAGTTCACGGGAAGGCTTTGCCCCGCGCCGTGCGAAAGCGCGTGTGTTCTCGGAATCAACCAGCCCGCCGTCACGATCAAGCAGGTCGAGGTCTCGATCATCGACCAGGCGTTCGCGAACGGCCTCGTGACGCCGCATCCGCCCGAGCGTCTCACGGGCAAGACCGTCGCCGTTGTCGGCTCTGGTCCTGCGGGTTTGGCCGCTGCGCAGCAGCTCACGCGCGCGGGCCACACCGTGGCCGTGTACGAGCGGGATGACCGCATCGGCGGTCTTCTTCGCTACGGCATCCCGGACTTCAAGATGGAAAAGAAGCACATCGAGGCGCGTCTCGCACAGATGCAGGCCGAGGGAACACGTTTCCGTGCCGGCGTCGAGATCGGTGTCGACATCTCGTGGTCCGACCTCCGTTCGCGATATGACGCAGTCGTCATCGCGACGGGCGCTATGGTGCCGCGCGACCTTCCGATTCCCGGTCGCGATCTCCTCGGAGTGCATTTCGCCATGGAGTACCTCGTCCAGGCGAACAAGGTCGGCGCCGGGGATTCGGTTCCGGACCAGATCACCGCGGAGGGCAAGCACGTCGTTGTCCTCGGTGGTGGCGACACTGGCGCGGACTGCATTGGAACGGCGCACCGACAGGGCGCACTCTCGGTGACGAACCTCGCCATCGGCACGCAGCCCCCGTCGGAGCGACCCGACAACCAGCCATGGCCCATGACGCCGACACTCTTCGAAGTCTCCAGCGCGCACGAGGAGGGCGGTGAGCGCATGTACCTCGCGTCGACCGTCGAGTTCCTCCGCAACGATGCCGGCGAGGTTCGCGGTGTCCGTGTCGCGGAGACAGAGTACGTCGATGGACGCCGCGTGCCGAAGTCCGGCACCGAGCGTGAAATCCCCGCCGACCTTGTGCTCCTCGCACTCGGATTCACGGGGCCCGAGTCGCACACTCTGTCGGAGCAGCTCCCCGTACCGTTTGAAGAGCGCGGCAACATCGAGCGCGATGGTGACTACCAGACCAGCGAGCCAGGCGTCTTCGTCGCGGGCGACGCGGGTCGCGGTCAGTCCCTCATCGTCTGGGCCATTGCCGAGGGTCGGGCTGCGGCATCCGCCGTCGACCGCTACCTTGAAGGGGAGACGAGTTTGCCGTTCCCGGTGCGCCCGACGGATCGGGCGATCTCCCTCTAA
- the pyk gene encoding pyruvate kinase has protein sequence MRRAKIVATLGPATSSYESIRAIIDAGVDVARMNLSHGSYDVHEAVYANVRKAADDAGKAVAVLVDLQGPKIRLGKFENGPHELAVGDIFKITTEDILGTKEIVGTTFKGLPQDVAPGDFLLIDDGKVKVRVIETDGVVVTTEVVVAGPVSNNKGINLPGVAVNVPALSEKDEDDLRWGLKLGADLIALSFVRNADDVTRVHEIMAEEGRRVPVVAKIEKPQAVDHLEAIVDAFDAIMVARGDLGVELPLEAVPIVQKRTIELARRMAKPVIVATQMLESMISSPVPTRAETSDVANAILDGADAVMLSGETSVGAYPVITVQTMARIVSSTEEHGLERIPPLGTKPRTQGGAITLAAAEVADFVDAKYVCIFTESGDSARRMSRLRFRVPMKAFTPDQSIRRRMALIWGIESYVTPRVTHTDSMYAQVDTVLLEEGLAEVGEKVVVISGSPPGIPGGTNDLRVHVVGDAVNGVAPAWTVHDDS, from the coding sequence ATGAGACGAGCCAAGATCGTTGCGACCCTAGGGCCGGCAACGTCGAGCTATGAGAGCATTCGAGCGATCATCGATGCTGGCGTCGATGTCGCGCGGATGAACCTGAGCCACGGTTCTTACGATGTCCACGAGGCGGTCTACGCCAACGTGCGCAAGGCAGCGGACGACGCAGGCAAGGCTGTAGCCGTGCTTGTCGACCTGCAGGGACCGAAGATCCGTCTCGGCAAGTTCGAGAACGGACCACACGAGCTGGCGGTCGGCGACATCTTCAAGATCACCACCGAGGACATCCTCGGCACGAAGGAGATCGTCGGAACGACGTTCAAGGGTCTTCCGCAAGACGTCGCGCCCGGTGACTTCCTCCTCATCGACGATGGCAAGGTCAAGGTCCGGGTGATCGAGACCGACGGCGTCGTCGTCACGACGGAGGTCGTTGTTGCTGGCCCGGTCTCTAACAACAAGGGCATTAACCTTCCCGGTGTCGCCGTCAATGTTCCGGCCCTGTCAGAAAAGGACGAGGATGACCTCCGTTGGGGTCTGAAGCTGGGTGCTGACCTGATCGCCCTGTCCTTCGTACGCAATGCTGACGATGTCACGCGCGTTCACGAGATCATGGCGGAGGAGGGGCGTCGCGTCCCCGTCGTTGCGAAAATCGAAAAGCCCCAGGCGGTAGATCACCTCGAGGCCATTGTCGACGCGTTCGACGCGATCATGGTCGCGCGCGGCGATCTGGGTGTTGAGCTCCCGCTTGAGGCGGTGCCGATCGTTCAGAAGCGCACGATCGAGCTCGCTCGGCGTATGGCCAAGCCCGTGATCGTTGCGACCCAGATGCTCGAATCGATGATCTCCAGCCCGGTGCCCACGCGTGCCGAGACCTCGGATGTTGCCAACGCGATCCTCGACGGCGCGGACGCAGTCATGCTGAGCGGCGAGACCAGCGTCGGCGCGTACCCCGTGATCACCGTCCAGACCATGGCGCGAATTGTGAGTTCCACCGAGGAGCACGGGCTTGAGCGCATTCCGCCCCTCGGCACCAAGCCCCGCACGCAAGGTGGCGCGATCACGTTGGCCGCAGCGGAGGTCGCTGACTTCGTTGATGCGAAGTACGTGTGCATCTTCACCGAGTCTGGCGACTCGGCACGCCGGATGTCCCGTCTTCGCTTCCGCGTGCCCATGAAGGCCTTCACGCCGGATCAATCGATCCGCCGCCGGATGGCCCTCATCTGGGGAATCGAGTCCTACGTCACTCCTCGAGTGACGCATACGGACTCCATGTACGCCCAGGTCGACACCGTTCTTCTGGAGGAGGGACTCGCCGAGGTGGGGGAGAAGGTTGTTGTGATCTCCGGCTCGCCTCCCGGAATCCCCGGCGGCACAAACGACCTGCGGGTGCACGTTGTCGGTGACGCCGTCAATGGCGTGGCGCCGGCCTGGACCGTCCACGACGACTCCTAA
- a CDS encoding glycoside hydrolase family 15 protein yields MARPIQDYALVGDCHTGAMVSLTGSIDWLCLPRFDSASTFGALLGDERHGHWRVAPVGADVATRRHYREGTFILETLWETPDGTVEVIDVMPHGDRRADVIRRVRGLSGTVRMEQTVRIRFDYAAALPWVRQVPEYADGYESAILAVAGPDAVTIRGPRLIARDHAHRGEFTVSEGQTVDIVLTWHPAHRRPPAALDVDAQIERTESWWTEWASHYTRTGEPYEDAVARSLLVLRALTHEDTGGIVAAATTSLPEDLGGVRNWDYRFVWLRDAAFTLEALLLHGYETEALEWRDWLLRAIAGDPADMQVMYGLGGERRLVEWTPSSLPGHRGSAPVRVGNAAYTQFQGDVYGEVMQALSLARSNGVTEDSFSWPLQQALLGRLTDTLDELDHGIWEIRGPLRRFTHSRVLMWSAFNCGVNAVEKFGLPGPVDEWRAHRDALRREIDEHGYNAELGTFVQYYGGTGVDAALLQLPHVGYLEADDPRMLGTVAAIEEQLMHDGLVLRYLTESGVDGLPGDEHPFLACSFWLVEQYALSGRIDDARELMDRLVGLRNDVGLLSEEVDSTTGDHMGNTPQAFSHLALVRAADAISAALPRH; encoded by the coding sequence ATGGCCCGCCCTATTCAGGACTATGCACTTGTCGGTGACTGTCACACCGGCGCGATGGTATCGCTCACGGGGAGCATCGATTGGCTGTGTCTGCCACGGTTCGATTCCGCGTCCACCTTCGGCGCTCTGCTCGGAGATGAACGGCACGGTCACTGGAGGGTCGCACCCGTCGGTGCGGACGTCGCGACACGTCGGCACTACCGAGAGGGCACGTTCATCCTCGAGACGCTGTGGGAGACGCCTGACGGCACTGTCGAGGTCATCGATGTGATGCCGCACGGCGACCGACGTGCCGACGTCATCCGCAGGGTTCGCGGACTCTCTGGCACGGTGCGCATGGAGCAGACCGTGCGCATTCGCTTCGACTATGCCGCAGCGTTGCCGTGGGTGCGGCAAGTGCCCGAATACGCCGATGGATACGAATCGGCGATTTTGGCCGTAGCGGGTCCGGATGCCGTCACCATTCGCGGACCTCGCCTGATCGCACGCGACCACGCCCACCGCGGGGAGTTCACGGTCAGCGAGGGGCAGACCGTCGACATCGTCTTGACGTGGCATCCCGCTCACCGGCGCCCACCCGCTGCCCTCGACGTCGACGCACAGATCGAACGCACGGAGTCGTGGTGGACCGAGTGGGCGTCGCACTACACGCGAACGGGCGAACCGTATGAGGATGCCGTGGCCCGATCCCTGCTTGTGCTTCGCGCACTGACACACGAAGACACGGGCGGGATCGTGGCCGCGGCCACAACAAGTCTTCCCGAGGATCTCGGCGGTGTTCGCAACTGGGACTATCGCTTTGTCTGGCTTCGAGACGCGGCATTTACCCTCGAGGCGCTCCTGCTCCATGGCTACGAGACCGAGGCTCTCGAATGGCGGGACTGGCTACTTCGCGCCATTGCGGGGGACCCTGCCGACATGCAGGTCATGTACGGACTGGGTGGTGAGAGGCGGCTCGTCGAATGGACGCCGAGCTCTCTCCCGGGTCACCGCGGATCTGCTCCCGTGCGCGTGGGCAACGCCGCGTACACACAATTCCAGGGCGACGTGTACGGCGAAGTTATGCAGGCGCTGTCCCTCGCCAGAAGCAACGGGGTCACCGAGGATTCGTTCTCCTGGCCACTGCAGCAAGCCCTTCTCGGGCGTCTCACCGACACGCTCGACGAACTGGATCACGGAATTTGGGAGATTCGTGGTCCCCTGCGTCGCTTCACCCACTCCCGGGTGCTGATGTGGTCCGCGTTCAATTGTGGAGTGAACGCCGTCGAGAAATTCGGCCTGCCCGGGCCAGTAGACGAGTGGCGTGCGCACCGTGACGCGCTGCGTCGCGAGATCGATGAGCACGGCTACAACGCTGAACTCGGCACCTTCGTTCAGTACTACGGAGGAACCGGGGTGGATGCAGCGCTCCTTCAGCTGCCCCACGTCGGCTACCTGGAGGCGGACGATCCCCGGATGCTCGGAACGGTGGCTGCAATCGAGGAACAGCTGATGCACGACGGCCTCGTGCTCCGGTACCTCACCGAGTCGGGAGTCGACGGGTTACCCGGCGACGAGCATCCGTTCCTCGCGTGCTCGTTCTGGCTCGTTGAGCAGTACGCACTCTCCGGTCGGATCGACGACGCTCGCGAGCTCATGGATCGACTTGTCGGGCTGCGCAACGACGTGGGGCTCCTCTCGGAGGAGGTGGACTCGACGACTGGCGACCACATGGGGAACACTCCGCAGGCCTTTTCGCACCTTGCTTTGGTGCGGGCGGCCGACGCAATCTCTGCGGCGCTCCCGCGGCACTAG
- a CDS encoding DNA-formamidopyrimidine glycosylase family protein, producing the protein MPEGDTVYRSAHALNAALAGTVLTRCDIRVPKFATTDLTGSPVHEVIPRGKHLLMRVGEYTLHSHLKMEGSWHLYRHDTRWQRPAWQARAILETESVVAVGFELGLFEVIRTSDEDEAVGYLGPDLLGPDWDPDTALANLRAAPEREIGLAVLDQRVLAGLGNVYRAELCFLRGVLPTRPVGDVNDLERMVDLAHRLILANRDRVERTTTGNLQRDRTWVYGRGGRPCLRCGTRIMVGELGDSPTMLRTVWWCPRCQR; encoded by the coding sequence ATGCCCGAAGGTGACACCGTCTACCGCTCCGCCCACGCTCTCAACGCTGCCTTGGCTGGCACGGTGCTCACACGATGCGATATTCGTGTCCCAAAGTTCGCGACAACCGACCTGACGGGGTCGCCCGTGCACGAGGTCATCCCCCGGGGTAAGCACCTGCTCATGCGTGTCGGTGAGTACACCCTCCACAGCCACTTGAAGATGGAGGGGAGCTGGCACCTCTACCGGCACGACACTCGCTGGCAGCGACCGGCCTGGCAGGCGCGCGCGATTCTGGAGACAGAATCCGTGGTTGCCGTCGGTTTCGAACTGGGGCTGTTCGAGGTGATCCGGACATCGGACGAGGATGAGGCGGTCGGATATCTCGGCCCCGATCTCTTGGGTCCCGACTGGGACCCCGACACCGCACTAGCCAATCTCCGCGCCGCACCGGAGCGGGAGATCGGTCTCGCGGTCCTCGATCAGCGTGTGCTCGCCGGTCTCGGCAACGTCTATCGAGCAGAACTGTGCTTTCTTCGCGGGGTTCTCCCCACTCGACCCGTCGGCGACGTCAACGATCTCGAGCGAATGGTCGACCTCGCGCACCGTCTCATCCTCGCCAATCGCGACCGTGTCGAACGCACGACAACGGGCAACCTCCAGAGAGATCGAACGTGGGTGTACGGGCGAGGTGGAAGGCCCTGTCTGCGCTGTGGCACGCGCATTATGGTCGGAGAACTCGGCGACTCCCCCACCATGCTCCGAACGGTGTGGTGGTGCCCTCGATGCCAGAGGTGA
- a CDS encoding ATP-dependent helicase: MVLERFSPATRDWFEGAFAEPTPAQLGAWDAVASGQHALVVAPTGSGKTLAAFLWSIDRLISDPEVSRGTRVLYVSPLKALGVDVERNLRSPIVGVTRSAARLGLDVVAPTVGVRSGDTTSQERRALARTPPDILITTPESLYLMLTSQARETLRGVETVILDEVHAVASTKRGAHLALSLERLDALLPTRAQRIGLSATVRPLEEVARFLGGSASVTIVQPPAAKTFDLTVAVPVDDMAQPGMVTFKEGSSSGAITGGDGGASAEATGSIWPHVEEAIVDRVLEHRSTIVFVNARRQAERLTARLNEIYEERFPDAEDVLLARAHHGSVSKDQRAEIEDELKSGRLRCVVATSSLELGIDMGAVDLVVQVESPPSVASGLQRIGRAGHQVGEISRGVLFPKHRTDLIHTSVVVDRMRKGLIEAIAVPQNPLDVLAQQTVAAASIEQLDVEEWFDTVRRSAPFATLPRSAFDATLDLVSGLYPSDEFAELRPRVTWDRVAGTLVGRPGAQRLAVTSGGTIPDRGLFGVFMVGSDSGRRVGELDEEMVYESRVGDVFALGTTSWRIEQITHDQVLVSPAFGQPGRVPFWKGDGLGRPAELGEAIGAFVREVAAGNRADLAEIGLDERARTNLVSLIAEQKAATGHVPNDTTLLVERFRDELGDWRVVLHSPYGMPVHAPWALAVGARVRDRLGVDGAAMAGDDGIVVRVPDTDADPPGAELFLFELDELDHIVTDEVGGSALFAARFRESAARALLLPRRDPGKRSPLWQQRQRASQLLDVARKYPTFPIVLETVREVLQDVYDVPTLRAITTKIGQRAIRVAEVETPMPSPFARSLLFGYTAAFLYEGDAPLAERRAAALSLDPALLAELLGRAELRELLDPVEIERTERELQRLAPERHARDLEGIVDVLRMLGPLSRDEIRDRASGVDVDATVDALLAATRALVATVGGVERVAAVEDAGRLRDALGVPLPLGIPAAFTEEMSDPVGELVSRFARTHAPFTVDDVASRFGLGPAVVLHALRRLESDRRVVEGEFRPGATGTEWCSIEVLRRLRARSLAALRDDVEPVSEDTLGRFLPSWQHVGGGLRGVDGVLQVIEQLGGVAIPASALETLVLPARVADYSPALLDELTVSGEVQWSGAGSLPGSDGWVRLQVADSVGLLLYERHAAEVSPLGTTVLESLQGGGAYFFRQLANAVGVALLERGEEPVTDSMLLSALWELVWDGLVTNDSLAPLRAHLGRRAVAARPRRSRGRSLRVTQSGPAAGAGRWSLVFVDDADDTTRAKATAEALLERHGVVTRGSVVGEGIPGGFALTYRVLSGFEEQGRVRRGYFVDGLGAAQFAAGATVDRLRTFAVEPDTAPELKALTLAATDPANPYGAALAWPPREGHRPGRKAGALVTLVDGRLAVFVEKGGKSIVTFADDDDILAAAARSLLETARSSSQGLKIERIDGDPAQGTPFGAALLEAGIGSTPAGLRLRV; the protein is encoded by the coding sequence ATGGTGCTCGAACGCTTCTCGCCCGCGACGCGGGATTGGTTCGAAGGAGCCTTCGCCGAGCCAACGCCAGCACAACTCGGGGCCTGGGACGCGGTGGCGTCCGGGCAGCACGCTCTCGTCGTCGCGCCCACCGGATCGGGTAAGACGCTAGCCGCATTTCTGTGGTCCATCGATCGGCTAATCTCCGACCCCGAGGTGTCACGAGGGACTCGGGTCTTGTACGTCTCCCCGCTGAAGGCCCTGGGTGTTGATGTTGAGAGGAACCTTCGCTCCCCCATCGTCGGTGTGACGCGGTCAGCGGCTCGACTCGGCCTCGACGTTGTAGCGCCCACCGTGGGCGTCCGATCGGGCGACACGACGTCCCAGGAGCGTAGGGCGCTCGCGCGCACTCCTCCCGACATCCTGATCACGACTCCGGAATCGCTGTACCTCATGCTCACCTCGCAGGCGCGGGAGACCCTACGCGGCGTTGAGACGGTCATCCTCGATGAGGTTCACGCGGTTGCCTCGACGAAGCGCGGGGCGCACCTCGCGCTGTCTTTGGAGCGTTTGGATGCCCTCCTTCCCACCCGTGCGCAGCGGATCGGGCTCTCCGCTACCGTCCGACCCCTTGAGGAGGTAGCCCGCTTCCTCGGCGGGAGTGCCAGCGTCACCATCGTGCAGCCCCCCGCAGCCAAGACGTTCGATCTCACGGTTGCCGTTCCGGTCGACGATATGGCGCAACCCGGCATGGTCACCTTCAAGGAAGGCTCGTCGTCGGGGGCAATAACGGGCGGGGATGGAGGTGCCAGTGCCGAGGCGACCGGGTCGATCTGGCCGCACGTGGAGGAGGCCATCGTCGATCGTGTGCTCGAGCACCGATCGACGATCGTGTTCGTGAACGCGCGACGTCAGGCCGAGCGTCTCACGGCACGACTCAACGAGATCTACGAGGAGAGGTTCCCCGACGCCGAAGATGTTCTTCTTGCACGCGCGCATCACGGCTCGGTGTCGAAGGATCAGCGCGCAGAGATCGAGGACGAACTGAAGAGCGGGCGATTGCGCTGCGTTGTCGCAACGAGTTCACTCGAACTCGGCATCGACATGGGCGCTGTCGATCTTGTCGTCCAGGTGGAGTCGCCCCCGTCCGTGGCGTCAGGGCTTCAACGAATCGGCCGAGCTGGGCACCAAGTCGGCGAAATCTCGCGCGGTGTGCTCTTCCCGAAGCATCGAACCGATCTCATCCACACGTCAGTCGTCGTTGACCGGATGCGCAAAGGTCTTATCGAGGCCATCGCCGTACCCCAGAACCCCCTCGACGTTCTCGCGCAACAAACGGTCGCAGCGGCATCCATCGAACAGCTCGACGTTGAGGAATGGTTCGACACGGTGCGTCGAAGCGCACCATTCGCAACGCTCCCGCGATCCGCCTTCGACGCGACACTCGATCTCGTGAGCGGGCTCTACCCGAGCGATGAGTTCGCGGAACTCAGGCCACGCGTCACGTGGGACCGGGTGGCCGGCACGCTCGTAGGTCGGCCGGGAGCACAACGTCTGGCCGTGACATCCGGCGGCACCATCCCCGATCGAGGCCTCTTCGGGGTCTTCATGGTCGGCTCGGACTCCGGTCGTCGTGTGGGAGAACTCGACGAGGAGATGGTCTACGAGTCGCGCGTTGGCGACGTGTTTGCCCTCGGCACCACAAGCTGGCGAATCGAACAGATCACCCACGACCAAGTTCTTGTGAGTCCCGCCTTCGGCCAACCTGGACGAGTGCCCTTCTGGAAGGGTGACGGTCTGGGTCGGCCGGCTGAACTTGGGGAGGCGATCGGCGCGTTTGTCCGCGAGGTGGCCGCGGGTAATCGTGCAGACCTCGCCGAGATCGGCCTCGACGAACGCGCCAGAACCAACCTCGTCTCACTCATCGCTGAACAAAAGGCCGCGACAGGCCACGTCCCGAACGATACGACGCTCCTCGTCGAGCGATTTCGCGACGAACTCGGCGACTGGCGTGTGGTGCTGCACTCCCCCTACGGAATGCCCGTTCATGCGCCGTGGGCTCTCGCGGTTGGCGCACGTGTGCGGGATCGGCTGGGCGTCGACGGTGCGGCGATGGCCGGCGACGACGGCATCGTCGTGCGTGTGCCGGATACCGACGCCGATCCACCTGGCGCCGAGCTCTTTCTCTTCGAACTCGATGAGCTCGACCACATCGTCACCGACGAGGTTGGCGGTTCTGCGCTGTTCGCTGCCCGATTCCGCGAGAGTGCGGCTCGGGCTCTGCTCCTGCCCCGACGTGATCCCGGCAAACGATCACCGCTCTGGCAGCAACGCCAGCGCGCGTCGCAGCTACTGGATGTGGCACGAAAGTACCCGACGTTCCCGATCGTGCTCGAGACCGTTCGCGAGGTGCTCCAGGACGTCTACGACGTGCCGACCCTGCGCGCGATCACGACCAAGATCGGGCAGCGCGCCATTCGCGTAGCCGAGGTGGAAACCCCGATGCCCAGCCCCTTCGCGCGAAGCCTGTTGTTCGGGTACACGGCTGCGTTCCTGTACGAAGGTGATGCGCCGCTCGCGGAGCGACGCGCCGCGGCGCTGAGTCTCGACCCCGCCCTGCTCGCCGAACTGCTGGGTCGCGCCGAATTGAGGGAACTGCTCGATCCGGTCGAAATCGAACGCACGGAGAGAGAGCTGCAGCGACTCGCCCCCGAGCGGCACGCGCGCGACCTCGAGGGCATTGTCGACGTGCTGCGGATGCTCGGACCGCTCAGTAGGGACGAGATCCGCGACCGCGCCTCCGGCGTCGACGTCGACGCGACCGTTGACGCCCTTCTCGCGGCAACACGCGCACTCGTCGCCACCGTCGGGGGTGTGGAACGGGTGGCCGCCGTAGAGGATGCTGGGCGTCTCCGCGATGCGCTCGGTGTGCCTCTTCCCCTCGGGATCCCTGCTGCTTTCACCGAGGAGATGTCGGACCCGGTCGGTGAACTCGTGAGTCGATTCGCTCGAACTCATGCACCGTTCACCGTCGACGACGTCGCATCACGGTTTGGGCTCGGCCCGGCAGTCGTTCTTCACGCCCTCCGACGGCTCGAGTCGGATCGGCGCGTCGTGGAGGGAGAGTTCCGCCCCGGGGCAACGGGTACGGAGTGGTGCTCTATCGAAGTTCTGCGGCGCCTTCGTGCTCGATCCCTTGCCGCTCTCCGCGACGACGTCGAACCCGTCTCGGAGGACACTCTCGGGCGCTTCCTTCCCTCGTGGCAGCACGTCGGCGGTGGACTGCGAGGTGTTGATGGGGTGTTGCAGGTGATCGAGCAGTTGGGCGGGGTTGCCATCCCGGCATCCGCGCTCGAGACTCTCGTGCTTCCCGCGCGCGTTGCCGACTACTCCCCCGCCCTGCTCGACGAACTGACGGTGTCGGGAGAGGTGCAATGGTCGGGCGCGGGTTCGCTTCCCGGCTCCGATGGCTGGGTTCGGCTGCAGGTAGCCGACTCGGTCGGGCTGTTGCTCTATGAACGTCATGCTGCAGAAGTTTCGCCGCTCGGCACCACCGTGCTCGAATCGCTGCAGGGCGGCGGTGCCTACTTCTTCCGTCAGCTCGCGAACGCGGTTGGTGTCGCCCTGCTGGAACGGGGTGAGGAACCCGTCACCGATTCGATGCTGCTGTCAGCACTGTGGGAACTCGTCTGGGACGGCCTCGTCACCAATGACAGCCTGGCGCCACTGCGTGCGCATCTCGGGAGACGAGCGGTCGCGGCGCGACCTCGACGGTCGCGAGGTCGCTCGCTTCGTGTAACCCAGTCGGGCCCCGCTGCCGGCGCTGGCCGGTGGTCACTCGTCTTCGTGGACGACGCCGATGACACGACACGCGCCAAAGCAACCGCGGAGGCATTGCTGGAACGGCACGGGGTGGTGACGCGGGGCTCCGTCGTTGGTGAGGGCATCCCTGGTGGGTTCGCCCTCACCTACCGCGTGCTGTCGGGATTCGAGGAGCAAGGGCGGGTGCGCAGAGGCTACTTCGTTGACGGCCTCGGTGCAGCCCAGTTCGCGGCCGGTGCTACGGTCGATCGGCTACGCACCTTCGCGGTAGAACCCGATACAGCTCCCGAGCTAAAAGCGCTGACCCTCGCGGCGACGGACCCCGCAAACCCTTACGGGGCCGCACTAGCCTGGCCTCCCCGCGAGGGGCACCGTCCCGGGCGGAAGGCGGGCGCACTCGTCACCCTCGTCGATGGGCGGCTCGCCGTGTTCGTGGAGAAGGGCGGCAAAAGCATCGTCACCTTCGCAGACGATGACGACATCCTGGCTGCGGCGGCGCGGTCACTCCTCGAGACCGCACGCAGTTCTTCTCAGGGACTCAAGATCGAGCGGATCGACGGTGACCCAGCGCAGGGCACGCCGTTCGGCGCCGCCCTGCTCGAAGCAGGCATTGGCTCCACCCCCGCGGGTCTCAGGCTAAGGGTCTAG
- a CDS encoding ANTAR domain-containing response regulator, with the protein MTDQDAAQTTPRRVVVAEDESLIRMDIVEILRDNGFEVVGEAADGETAVALATELRPDLVIMDVKMPQLDGISAAERLSKNHIAPVVLLTAFSQKELVERASEAGALAYVVKPFTPNDLLPAIEIALSRYTQIITLESEVADLVERFETRKLVDRAKGLLNEKMGLTEPEAFRWIQKASMDRRLTMHDVAQAIIEQLSAKK; encoded by the coding sequence GTGACTGATCAGGATGCCGCACAGACGACACCGCGCAGAGTTGTTGTCGCAGAGGACGAGTCCCTCATCCGTATGGACATCGTCGAGATTCTCCGAGACAACGGTTTCGAAGTTGTCGGCGAGGCTGCCGACGGGGAGACCGCTGTTGCACTGGCGACAGAGCTGCGTCCCGACCTCGTCATTATGGACGTCAAGATGCCGCAGCTCGACGGTATTTCTGCTGCCGAGCGGCTCAGCAAGAACCACATCGCTCCCGTTGTGCTGCTCACGGCATTCAGCCAGAAAGAGCTCGTTGAGCGGGCATCAGAGGCCGGCGCCCTCGCCTACGTTGTGAAGCCCTTCACCCCCAACGACCTGCTTCCGGCCATCGAAATCGCACTCAGTCGGTACACCCAGATCATCACGCTCGAGTCCGAGGTCGCCGATCTCGTCGAGCGCTTCGAGACACGCAAGCTCGTCGATCGGGCCAAGGGTCTTCTCAACGAAAAGATGGGCCTCACCGAGCCCGAGGCGTTCCGTTGGATTCAGAAGGCGTCGATGGATCGCCGCCTCACCATGCACGACGTAGCGCAGGCGATCATCGAACAACTGAGCGCCAAAAAGTAG
- a CDS encoding PaaI family thioesterase — MVKLPDDLDPELYARIVDTGGGELTVKMGVEYLELSAEHSVARMPVEGNRQVVGILHGGAHVVLGESLGSISSAIHAGPGRIAMGIEINATHSRSISEGWVTATCDALVLGRTLATHEIVIRDDEGRRLSTVRMTNILRDRQG, encoded by the coding sequence ATGGTGAAGCTCCCCGACGATCTCGACCCCGAGCTCTATGCGCGGATCGTGGACACCGGGGGTGGCGAGCTCACCGTCAAGATGGGTGTCGAGTATCTCGAGCTCTCGGCCGAGCACTCGGTCGCGCGGATGCCCGTCGAGGGCAACCGTCAGGTTGTGGGCATCCTGCACGGTGGAGCCCATGTTGTGCTGGGTGAGTCGCTTGGATCGATCTCCTCCGCCATCCATGCGGGCCCGGGTCGTATCGCGATGGGCATTGAGATCAATGCGACCCACAGCCGGTCAATCTCGGAGGGGTGGGTGACGGCGACATGCGATGCACTCGTCCTCGGGCGCACCCTCGCGACGCACGAAATCGTCATCCGCGACGACGAGGGTAGACGGCTGTCGACCGTGCGCATGACCAACATCCTGCGCGACCGGCAGGGCTAA